In one Gossypium hirsutum isolate 1008001.06 chromosome D09, Gossypium_hirsutum_v2.1, whole genome shotgun sequence genomic region, the following are encoded:
- the LOC121220751 gene encoding secreted RxLR effector protein 161-like, with protein sequence MYLMSCTRPYIVFTVSSLSRFTSNLGENHWKAIVRILRYLRYTRDYGLHYPRDSAILEGFSDASWISDTQDAKGTGGYVLTLRGGAVSWKSSRQTIITRSIMESEFVALEKSGEEVEWLQNFLEDIPN encoded by the coding sequence ATGTACCTTATGAGTTGCACTAGACCATATATCGTTTTCACTGTGAGTAGTTTAAGCAGATTCACAAGCAATCTAGGGGAAAACCACTGGAAAGCAATTGTGAGGATACTGAGATATCTCAGATATACTCGGGATTATGGATTACATTATCCTAGAGATTCTGCTATTTTAGAAGGTTTCTCCGATGCCAGTTGGATATCTGATACTCAAGATGCCAAAGGCACAGGTGGATATGTCTTGACGTTGAGAGGAGGAGCTGTGTCATGGAAATCCTCAAGACAAACAATTATAACCAGATCCATAATGGAATCTGAGTTTGTAGCTCTAGAAAAATCTGGAGAAGAGGTAGAATGGCTTCAAAATTTCTTAGAGGATATTCCTAACTAG